One Ardenticatenales bacterium DNA segment encodes these proteins:
- a CDS encoding universal stress protein — protein sequence MFQKILVPLDGSQLSEQALPLATMLAEAVNGELILLRSQVLVHMMMPEVAMEYDWVWPAGSRNGSRNEVADYLGGLQKSLQRSGLTIHTMVVEGDEAGAIVDAADEEDVDLIVMSSHGYSGFTRWMLGSVTEKVLHSAPCPVFVVQSAQPIRHIMITLDGSQLAEKALEPGLEMARQFGARVTLLQVNMLLPLGYGEALSGEWAEMDVSQGLFDQMREGSESYLASVAARYAGTIPMETHVIDGITVPSILDYVESNDVDLAVMSTHGRSGLRRWIYGSVTARVLRSAPCSMLIIRPHAEELR from the coding sequence ATGTTCCAAAAGATTCTTGTTCCCTTGGATGGTTCACAGCTTTCTGAGCAAGCCTTGCCGCTGGCGACGATGCTGGCCGAAGCCGTCAACGGCGAACTCATTCTGTTACGCAGCCAGGTTTTGGTCCATATGATGATGCCGGAGGTGGCCATGGAGTACGATTGGGTCTGGCCCGCCGGCTCCCGCAATGGCTCGCGCAACGAAGTGGCGGATTATCTGGGCGGTTTGCAAAAGAGTTTGCAGCGCAGCGGTCTGACAATCCACACGATGGTGGTTGAAGGGGATGAAGCGGGAGCTATCGTGGATGCCGCGGATGAGGAAGACGTTGACTTGATCGTCATGTCCAGCCACGGGTATTCCGGCTTCACGCGCTGGATGTTGGGCAGTGTCACGGAGAAGGTGCTGCATTCCGCCCCCTGCCCCGTCTTCGTGGTGCAGTCGGCGCAACCCATTCGTCATATCATGATCACGTTGGACGGCTCGCAGTTAGCGGAGAAGGCGCTGGAGCCGGGGCTGGAAATGGCGCGGCAGTTCGGCGCTCGGGTGACGCTGCTGCAAGTGAATATGCTGCTGCCGTTGGGTTATGGCGAGGCGTTGTCCGGTGAATGGGCGGAGATGGATGTAAGCCAGGGGTTATTTGACCAGATGCGCGAGGGAAGCGAATCTTATCTGGCGAGTGTGGCGGCGCGATATGCCGGCACAATTCCCATGGAAACCCACGTCATTGATGGCATCACCGTCCCCAGCATCCTCGACTACGTAGAAAGCAACGACGTAGACCTGGCCGTGATGAGTACACATGGTCGCTCCGGGCTGCGCCGCTGGATTTATGGCAGCGTCACCGCCAGAGTACTGCGCAGCGCCCCGTGTTCCATGCTGATCATCCGTCCGCACGCGGAAGAACTGCGCTAG